A window of the Narcine bancroftii isolate sNarBan1 chromosome 4, sNarBan1.hap1, whole genome shotgun sequence genome harbors these coding sequences:
- the LOC138760829 gene encoding transcription factor Ovo-like 2 isoform X2, producing MPRAFLVKRKEPYPEIRDWNELPDEERADTYIPVILNRFSSYQEETTEDTTPGTIGLDELLNDSEERRLPYKTEPGQENVEEQVLGSEFKKHNVLRTKIKITTGECSEATFCCQVCGKGFRLQRMLNRHLKCHNQVKRHLCTYCGKGFNDTFDLKRHVRTHTGIRPYKCSLCHKAFTQRCSLESHLKKIHGVAQKYSYKERRAKLYVCEECGFTAINQEELYLHMRQNHPENPMLKKSSKKIAASLQKKLMHNGDEHKDAE from the exons ATGCCCAGAGCTTTCCTGGTGAAAAGGAAGGAACCTTATCCCGAGATCCGCGACTGGAATGAACTACCGGATGAGGAGCGCGCCGACACCTACATACCAG TCATTTTGAATCGTTTCTCGAGTTACCAAGAAGAAACAACCGAGGACACAACACCCGGAACAATTGGTTTGGACGAACTGTTAAACGATTCAGAGGAGCGCCGCCTTCCTTACAAGACCGAACCGGGCCAGGAGAATGTGGAGGAGCAAGTTCTGGGGTCGGAATTCAAAAAGCACAACGTTTTGCGAACGAAAATCAAG ATCACAACTGGCGAGTGCAGCGAGGCCACGTTCTGCTGCCAGGTGTGCGGCAAGGGCTTCCGTCTACAGCGCATGCTCAACCGGCACCTCAAGTGTCACAACCAGGTGAAGCGCCACCTGTGCACTTACTGCGGTAAAGGCTTCAACGATACCTTCGACCTCAAGAGACACGTCAGGACGCACACAG GCATTCGTCCCTACAAGTGCAGCCTCTGCCACAAAGCCTTTACACAGAGATGCTCCTTAGAGTCACACCTGAAGAAAATCCACGGTGTGGCACAGAAGTACAGCTACAAGGAGAGGAGAGCCAAGCTCTATGTTTGTGAAGAGTGTGGCTTCACAGCCATAAACCAAGAGGAGCTGTACCTTCACATGAGGCAGAATCACCCAGAAAATCCTATGCTGAAAAAGTCTTCCAAGAAAATTGCTGCCTCTTTGCAGAAGAAACTGATGCACAATGGTGACGAACACAAAGACGCTGAATAG